CCGACGGGTAGTCGAGGAATGCCGATTGCAGGTGGATCATCTGGCCGCTGTTGGCCGGGCTCTGCGCAATTGCGCGGTGGAACAGGCCCCGAGCTAGCGGCGAGGTCATCATGTGCATGACCGACTCGCCTCCGGCCGACTCGCCGAAGATGGTGACATTGTCCGGGTCGCCGCCAAAGCCTGAGATGTTGTCGCGTACCCACTCGAGCGCGGCGATCTGGTCGAGGGTCCCATAGTTGCCTGCGAAGCCGTGTTCTGACTCTTCGGCCATCTCGGGATGTGCGAAGTAGCCCATCAGCCCTAGCCGGTAGTTGATGGAGACGGTCACGACTCCCAACTCGGCGAGCGCATTCGACGCGTAGTAGACGTCGGTGCCGCTGCCGTCTTGATGGTCGCCGCCGTGAATCCACACCATCACCGGCAACTTCGCTGCCGCGTCGAGCGAAGGGGTTCTGACCGTGAGGTAGAGACAGTCTTCGCTCTGCTTTGGGCGTGGAGCCTTCGAAAGCAGGGTCTTCACGGCTGCGGCCCTGAGCCGGTTCCAGCCCTGGCCCTCGACCAGAGCGTTCATGAACAGCTCGAACGCGGTATTTCGCTGGATGGCGGTTGGTCCGTCCTTTTGGGCCTTTCGCTCGCCCGACCAGCTCTCGACGGGTGCGGGTGGGCGCCACCGAAGGTCCCCTACGGGAGGGGCCGCGAACGGTACGCCGCGAAATACTGCTATCTCGCCCTTGTTCTTCCAGGTGCCCTGCAGCGCACCTGCTGCGGCCGAAACGATCGGGTCCTCTGCTTTGGCCATCACTACCCCCAAGGCGTGTTGGTCAGAGCCTATTGGGCGCAAGGACGGTCGATGATCTCGGCACCTTCGCGATGTCGCACGTAGAAGTTGTCGCCCACCGCTGCGCCCGGGCTGGTGAAGGTGGTGGCACCGATCACGTCTGCTACCCACCCGCCGTTGTTGCGAACGTGGAAGAGGTCGATTCCATCGACCGGTTGCCAGTCGAGCCGAACGCCTCCGGCCACGACGGTTGCCACGCAACCCTGTGCGGGTGGTGGCGGCTCATCGGTGCAGGGCCGGTCGACCACGTCGGGGCCCAAGCGGTGTCGTACGAAGTAGCCGGCGTCAACGGCACCCCCGGCGACGGTGAAGGTGGTGGTGCCGACGGCGTCTGCGACCCAGCCGTTGGTGTTGCGGATGTGGAACGTGTCGACGCCGGCGACGGCCTGCCAGTCGAGCCTGACTCCGCCGGGTATCGCGGTGATGGTGCACCCATCGACCGGGGGTGGGGGAGGCGGTTCGTCGTCGGCAACGCAGGGAACGTCGATCGTGACGCCGCCGGGCCTGGCCCTCACGAGATAGTCGAGGTCGATCGTTCCGTCGACATCGGTGTACGACAAGAACCCGTCGACCGTCGCGACCCAGCCGTTGGTGTTGCGAATGTTGTAGGTCGTCTCGCCTCCCACCGCGGCCCAGCTGAGCGTTACACCGCCTGCAGGTCCGGCGGTGATGACACAACCGTCGGGTGCTGCCACCTGGTCGAACGTGGCCACGAAGGTGGCGTCGGTCGCTGGTGTGGTCCTGGGCTGGTTGCGGCCCAGGCCATCGCTCCATGACGAGAACTGATAGCTGACACCACCGGTTACCTGAGTGGCAGGTGCGGCGAACTCACGAGTCACGCCGGTAACGCTGTCGAAGGTGAACGGTGTGGCGACCATGGCGCCTTCGAACATCAGGCTCAGGCCCCCGGGTTGGGTGTCGAGGGTGATGGTCACGACTCTGGGGTCTACCCGTACCGACGTGGTGGCTGATGTGCCTTCGCTGTCGGTGGCCGTCAGGTAGATGGTCACCCACACGTTGGTGCTGGTTTCGATCTCGGGCGGAACGGTGACCGACCCGCTGGAGCCGACAATTCCGTCGACCAGTCCGTGGTCGTGGATGTCGTGGTTGAGCCTGGCCTCCCAGGTCAGGTTTGCCGATGGCACTGCGCCGTCTTCGGCGTCGGTGGCCGAACCGGTGAAGGTGATCGGCGTCCCTGCCCGGTAGCCACCGGCCACACCACCGGTCAGCTGGATGCTGGGCACCGGCGCCGTGTTGGCCGAGATTGTGAGGGTGGCCGTTTCGCTGGTGGCCGTCAGCGCTCCGCTGGTGACCCTCACTGCAAACCGTGCTCCGTCGTCGGCCGGCCCTACTGCTGGGACGACCAGCTGAGGCGAGTTGGCGCCGGCCACGGCGACCCCGTTGCGGGTCCACTGGTAGGTCACGTTGCCTGGGGCCGACACCGACACGAAGAACGTTGCGTCGCTGCCTGCGGCGATCGACACATCGCTTGGTTGGGTGATGAAGGTGATCTGATCGACCTGGCCCGTGTAGCTGATCTTGCCCACGCCGCCCTTCGGGA
Above is a genomic segment from Acidimicrobiales bacterium containing:
- a CDS encoding PQQ-dependent sugar dehydrogenase, yielding MTTTKNTRPRTGLPISIALWGTLGVLIVAWLAWSPRAGAADPPPDFIDVTVADQIYAPVQIEMAPDGRLVVLTDSGQAWIIVDDVRLPTPLFDIRNKVDDVADRGLLSMAFDNDFANNGYIYVVYTFDTNGTDDGVGRTRVSRFTVNGNTAGNEVVVFDQLPDADVALHYGGAIEMGADGKLYISVGDHLLGANGQDRTNIKGTVLRINTDGTIPTDNPFYGQLTGVNRAIYAYGLRNPWQMHEDDRNGRIYVSDVGSDDWEELNVLSAGANFGWFLAEGPADPGNPAHVGFTDPLWAYPHFGIDPAATFEGCAIVGGAIYAPANATFPAEFFGKYLTADYCTGQMVAIDPATGQATPFMGGFDEIVDFAVHPTTGDVYYLDRSFRGDNQFPKGGVGKISYTGQVDQITFITQPSDVSIAAGSDATFFVSVSAPGNVTYQWTRNGVAVAGANSPQLVVPAVGPADDGARFAVRVTSGALTATSETATLTISANTAPVPSIQLTGGVAGGYRAGTPITFTGSATDAEDGAVPSANLTWEARLNHDIHDHGLVDGIVGSSGSVTVPPEIETSTNVWVTIYLTATDSEGTSATTSVRVDPRVVTITLDTQPGGLSLMFEGAMVATPFTFDSVTGVTREFAAPATQVTGGVSYQFSSWSDGLGRNQPRTTPATDATFVATFDQVAAPDGCVITAGPAGGVTLSWAAVGGETTYNIRNTNGWVATVDGFLSYTDVDGTIDLDYLVRARPGGVTIDVPCVADDEPPPPPPVDGCTITAIPGGVRLDWQAVAGVDTFHIRNTNGWVADAVGTTTFTVAGGAVDAGYFVRHRLGPDVVDRPCTDEPPPPAQGCVATVVAGGVRLDWQPVDGIDLFHVRNNGGWVADVIGATTFTSPGAAVGDNFYVRHREGAEIIDRPCAQ